The Candidatus Binataceae bacterium genome contains the following window.
ACGAGCTTCGGCTCATGCTCGATCTCCACGAGGCGCTGCATGATGTCTTCGTATGTGATGAGAGGCTTGCCGCCGACTTGCGCCTCGCCGATGAGTTCGTCGCGCAGGCGCGCCTTGAACGTGTCGCGCGGCAGCTCGCGCAAGTCGGCCGCGAGCTGCAACAACTCCGCGATCTGCGGACTCACCTGCGAAGGCGGCGCCGGATGACGCTTCATAAGGGCCTCCACCGCCTGGTTTAGCTGTTCGATTTGGCTGTTTCGTTTAGGCATTGATGCTGGCCATCCGGATTCGCAGGTTCTTTAGCCCGCGGAACTGAAGCTGCTTGATGGCGCCCTCGGACTTGCCGAGCTGGCGCGCGACATCTGCGATGCTTATCTGTTCGGCGAAGCGCAGGATGATCACGCGGCGCTGGTCGGCGGGAAGCTGGTCGACGAGCCGGAACAGGCGCGCGCGGCTTTCAACTTCGTCCAGCGCGCCGGCGCCGGGTGGATCGAGATCAGGCGCCGGAGTTTCGCGCGTTGCCTTGCGCATGTGATCCGCGATCGCATTCGCGGCGATTTTGTAAAGCCACGCCGAGAACGGAACGCCGCGCCATTCGAAGCGCGACAGATTGCGCAGTGCATGGTGAAAAACCTCCGACGTGAGATCCTGCGCATCGTCGCGATCGCGCACGCGCCGCACGATGAAGGCATAGACACGCGCGAAATACTCCTCGTAAAGCTCCGCGAATCGCCCGCGGTCGAGCTGCGCGGCCTCGATTCGAAGCCGCTCGTCGTCGTCAACGCGGGCGCAGAGCTGTGGCTTGCCATTTGGCATCGTCAATCAGATGTATAACCGGCGCTAGGCTCAAAAGTTACGGTCGCCGCAGAAGAATAGGCCCGGATGCCTCGCAAAACTGGCCACGCGCCATTTGCGCATCAGGCCCGCAGTGTTGTACAGCCGTTTTCGGGAGGAGGAGGAATGGCTTCCAAAGCATCCAGAACCTTAACGGCTGCGGCAATCGCCGTGGCTCTGCTCAGTATTCCGATGGCGGCGCGTGCGCTCGAGGTCAAGAAAGAGCTCGGTCCTTACGGCGGCGGAGGCGGTGGCGGTGGCAGCGCGCAACCGAGCGGCGGCGGACCGCAGCGCGCCAACCCGATTCCCAAAGCGGCGCAGCAGCAGTTGATGCAGACCGTGAGCGATGACTCTGACTCGTTCCTTAACGCCGAGAGCGAAAAGAAATCTTCGGGTCAGCCCTACATGGATCTGGAACACGCGAAGTTTTCCTATCTGCCCGCGCAAAAGGGTGGGAAGATCACTGTTGAAGCCAAGCTGACAGCGTCGGAATACAAGCCGCCGAAGAGTGGCGAGGGCAGGGGGAAAGCCACCGGCAACAGCAAGGCGCTGGTCTTCAATTATCAACTCGATGGAAACAAATGGACGTCGCTCGAGCCTCCCAAATGGGAAGACGTGAAGGCTGAGGCTGCCAAGAGCAAGTAGCGAGGTTCGCTCGCGGGTTCGTTCGAGTTATAATCTGGCGCGGCGGCAGGTTCGCGAATGCCGCCGCGTCTATTTTTATGAGCCTTAAACAGAAGTTGCAGGAAGACCTGAAGGCCGCGATGAAGAGCGGCGAGAAGCTGCGCACGATGGCTTTGCGCGGGATCATTTCCGAAGTCA
Protein-coding sequences here:
- a CDS encoding RNA polymerase sigma factor; protein product: MPNGKPQLCARVDDDERLRIEAAQLDRGRFAELYEEYFARVYAFIVRRVRDRDDAQDLTSEVFHHALRNLSRFEWRGVPFSAWLYKIAANAIADHMRKATRETPAPDLDPPGAGALDEVESRARLFRLVDQLPADQRRVIILRFAEQISIADVARQLGKSEGAIKQLQFRGLKNLRIRMASINA